A region of Lacinutrix sp. Hel_I_90 DNA encodes the following proteins:
- a CDS encoding type I restriction enzyme HsdR N-terminal domain-containing protein — MQKLNFPTYSFRFKNSENKVSIFDAIRKKFVILQPEEWVRQHCVNYLIEEKNYPKSLINVEKELKINDLKKRYDIVVFNPNGSIHIIVECKAPKIKINQDTFDQVARYNLALNANYLMVTNGLNHYYCKMDFETEKYDFLQDIPHYGN; from the coding sequence GTGCAAAAATTGAATTTCCCTACATATTCGTTCCGATTCAAAAATAGCGAAAATAAAGTATCTATATTCGATGCTATTCGTAAAAAATTCGTGATTTTACAACCCGAAGAATGGGTGCGTCAACATTGCGTCAATTATTTAATTGAAGAAAAAAACTATCCGAAATCGCTAATTAACGTTGAAAAAGAACTTAAAATCAATGATTTAAAAAAGCGATATGATATTGTCGTTTTTAATCCAAACGGTAGTATTCATATCATAGTAGAATGTAAAGCACCAAAAATAAAAATAAATCAAGATACTTTTGACCAAGTTGCACGCTATAATTTAGCTTTGAATGCCAATTATTTGATGGTAACTAATGGATTAAATCACTATTATTGTAAGATGGATTTTGAGACTGAGAAATATGATTTCTTACAAGACATCCCTCATTACGGAAACTAG